The sequence ACACCGAATGCTACGGAGAATCCGGGGCCATCACCCGCATCACACCGGATGAGCAGGAGCGCATCGTGAGCGACCTCCCCTCGCTGGCCGCGGATGACGGCAGCTTCGCGACCGGCCCGACCGATGTGGTGCCGCTGGCGAACGGCATCACCGCCGTCGTGGTTGGCTGGGGCGGTCCGCCGGACGGCCGCACGGCCCTCGGTCCGGAGGGTGGGCTCTTCGGCCGGCTGGTCCTGACTCTCCCCGATGAGGAGTGGAACCCGGGGCCGGATATTACGGCGTACGAGGCGGCCGCCAACCCCGACGGTGACATCGTCGATTCGAACCCGTACGCCCTGGTGCCCGGATACCCCCAATTCTTCGTCGTCGATGCCGGAGGGAACAGCCTGCTCGCGGTCGGGGCCCAGGGGGAGATCCAGACGGTGGCCGTCTTCCCCACGCGGATGGTCGATGCCCCGCCGGAGCTGGGGTTGCCGCCGGGGACGCAGATCCCGATGCATGCCGTGCCGGACACGGTCACCTACGGCCCGGACGGCGCCCTCTATGTCGGGGAGTTGACCGGATTCCCCTTCGTGCCGGGGGCAGCCCGCGTCTGGCGCGTCGTGCCGGGTGAGGAACCGCTGGTCTACGCCGAGGGCTTCACCAACATCATCGACCTGGCGTTCGCGCCGGACGGCAGCCTGTTCGTGCTCGAAATCGCACGGGATGGGCTCCTGGCCAGCGAGGCGACCGGCGAACTGCCGACCGGAGCGCTGATCCAGGTCGCGCCCGACGGGACGCAGACCGAGATCGCCAGCGAGGGGCTCGTCGCCCCGACCGGCGTGGCACTCGGTCCCGACGGCGCGATCTACGTGTCCAACTTCGGAGTCTTGGCCGAGATGGGCCAGGTGATCCGCATCGCCCCGTAGCCCCTGTACCGGACGAGGCGAAGCAGACCGGCCGCGACGGGTTGGGCAACCCGTCGCGGCCGTCTCCATTTCGGATGACTAGCGCGCGGCGCGGGCCGCGCCCCACCCGTTCGCGTCCCCCGACTCAGGCACGGCCGAGGGGAGCGAGACAACGTAAGCCGACTCGATCCCGGGGATCGTCACGATCTCGGCCAGCGCCGCCTCCGGGATGATGTCGTCCACGTTGAGGACCATGATCGCCTGCCCGCCCCGCTCATGCCGGCCGACCTGCATCCCGGCGATGTTCACGTTATAGCGGCCGAGGATGGTGCCGACGCGGCCGACCACGCCGGGGCGATCCCAGTGGCGCGTGATGAGCAGGTCGCCCGCCAGCGGCCGCTCCAGCGAGAAGCGGTCGATCTCCATGATGCCCGCCTCGTTGCGGTCCCAACGGACCGTGACCCGGTGAGGGTCGTCGCCGTCGACCTCGAAAGCGAACTCGGGCACGAGCGCGGGGTCGGCATTCCCGGTGACGATGTGGACGTCCAGGCCGAGGTCCCGGGCGACGAGCCGGGCATTGACCGGCGTGACACGCCGGTCGGTCCAGCGTCGCAGCGCCTCAGCCAGCGCAGCCGCCGTCACGCGCTCCGTCACGTCGAGCGGCACCGCCCCCTGCACGATGACCTCCAGGCGCTCCGGTCGCGCCGACCGCAGCACCGAGAGGAGCCGTCCGGCGGCGGAGGCCACACGAGTCAGCCGCTGCAACTCCGGCCCCTGGAGCGAGGCCGGCGGCAGGTTGACGGCGTTCGGCACCGCCTCACCCCGCAGCGCGGCCAGCGTCGTCGTGCTGATCATCTCGCCGACCGCCGCCAGCGCCTCGCGGCTCGACCCGCCGATGTGCGGCGTCAGGATCACGTTGGGCAGGCCGAAGAGCGGGCTGGTGTAGGCCGGCTCATCCGGGAAGACATCGACCCCGGCTGCCGCCACCCGCCCCGTGCGGAGCGCCTCCGCCAGGGCCTCCTGGTCCACCACCTCACCCCGCGCGCAGTTGAGCACGATCGCCCCCGGCTTCATCCGGGCGATCGCGTCGGCGTCAAGCATGTTGATCGTCTCCGACGTGGCCGGGACGTGGAAGGTGACCACGTCCGCCTCGGCCAGCAGCCTCTCGTACGGCACCGGCTCGACCCCGAGCTGCTGGAAGCGCTCCCGGGCGATGTAGGGATCGTAGCCGATCAGGCGCGTCTCGAAGGCGCGCAGCCGCTGGGCCACGACCGAGCCGACCCGCCCCAGCCCAACGATCCCGATCGTCTTCCCCTGCAGGTCGAACGGCTTGAACCGCTTGCGCTCCCAACGACCGGCGTGGACCGCGGCGTTGGCGTCCGGGATCTGGCGAGTGAGCGCCAGCAGCAGCGCAATCGTGTGCTCTCCGGCCGAGACGGCGTTAGCGCCCGGGGCGTTCAGCACGAGGATCCCGGCCTCGGTCGCGCCCTGGACATCGATGTTGTCCACTCCAGTGCCCGCCCGGGCCACAACCCGGAGCGAGGGGCCGGCCGCCAGCACCTCCCGCGTGACCTGCGTCTCGCTGCGCACGATCAGGGCGTCGGCATCGCGCAGCGCGGCGGTGAGGGCCGCCACATCTTGTCCATCGACATCGATCAACTCCGCCTCGCGCGCCAGCCGGGCGCGGGCGGCAGGGTCGATGACGTCACTGATGACGATCCTGTAGCGAATGGGACCGCTCTCCACTTCTTCCTCTTCGTCCGGTGCCCCGAGCAATCGTTCCCAGGCCGCCGCCAGGTCGGGCACCCGCTCGATCAGGGGCGACTCCCCCTCCGGCTTCGGGTCGGTCGTCAGCAGCAGGCAGCGGATGCCGGCAGCGGCATACGCCGTCGCGTGCCGCACGCTGTCCTCGACCGCGTGGGACACGCCCAGTGCGTGGGCGACCGCGACCTTGTCGTCGGCAAACCTGATGGCGCAGGCCGGGAAGCCGTGCTCTCGCAGCCACTCCTCCGTCGTAGCCCGCGCCTCCTGAGGGCGAGCGGTCAGGATAAGCACGTTCTCCGCGCCGAGCGCCGCCCGGGCGGCCTCGACGAAGCGGCGTCCCTTCGGCGCCGGCCGCAGCCGGCGCGCCGGGCCATCCGGCCCGTAGACCCAGCGCCGAATCTCAAGCGGCACATTGCAGCCAGCCGAGTCCACGAAGGCGTGCAGCGGCAGCGTCAGCCCAAAAGTCTCGTTAGCAGCGTGGGCAAGAATCCGGGGATGCTCGGTTAGAACACCATCGAGATCAAGCGCGAGTCGGATCACGTCGTTCACCGGGTACCTCCAGCCGCAGCGTTCTCTCCAGCATCGTCACGTCACTCCCACTGGAAGAACTACTGGGACTACTGGAGCCCCGGCTCGAAGAACTCGACCACCAGCGCCCGAGCGTGGCCGTCGTCATGGCCGCGGCTGCGAAACGCATGATGGTCATCATCGTTCTTCTCCGACTCCATTCCGCCGGGTCACGACGACCGCGCCCGCGGGCCGCCCCGGCTTTACCAAACAACAATCATTCCTGAGTATAGCCGCTTACCGTACCGCAGGAAAGTCCCGCTACATGAACACGACGCCCAGCAGACCTAAGAAGATGCTCACATATCAGGGGAGATGGATGCCGATTCGGACGAGAACCCGGTGCTCCCATAGCGAACTCAGGCGGACGGCGCCCGCGAAACACCACCTCAGCGAACGACATCCCACCCCGAGCACGGTCGGGCTCGCACCCCCGGATTCCGCTCGTGGTAGACTTGGCGGCATGATGATTACCAGATTGGACCATGTCAGCGTCGTCGTTGACGACTTGACAAATGCTACCGCGTTCTTCGCCGCACTCGGCATGACGGTCGAAGGCGAGATGCACGTCGAGGGCCCGTGGGTGGACCGCGTCAATGCGATCGACGGTGTCCAGATCGACATCGTCATGATGCGCACTCCGGACGGGCAGGGGCGGCTTGAGCTGACGAAGTTCCACAACCCGGAACTGATCGAGGTCGAACCGGCGATCGCACCACCGAACGCGCCGGGCCTCCGAAGCGTCATGTTCACCGTCGACAGCGTCGACGACGCCGTCGCCCGCCTGCGCGCCATCGGCGCCGAACTCATCGGCGAGGTAGTCCAGTACGACAACATGTACCGCCTCTGCTACATGCGGGGCCCTGCGGGCATCATCGTCGCACTGGCCGAGGAACTCGCCTGAACCGTCTGCCGCAGTGAGACACCGACGGCGACCGGCTCCCGCACCGCGGTCTGTGCACCGGGGCGCGGGCCGAGCGTGGTCGCCTGCGCGGTGAACGGATCCGGCACCGTGGTCGGCCCGCGCCCGCCCGTGCCCGGGGGTAACCCCCCGGGCACCGACCACCGCCCTCAACCCTCCTACCACGCGGCGAACCGAGACCGCCCGCGCCCCGTTACCCGGCCTCCGCGCTGGATCCTCCGGCCAC is a genomic window of Sphaerobacter thermophilus DSM 20745 containing:
- a CDS encoding ScyD/ScyE family protein — translated: MGYRPTPTWRRLASIIAVLGFMGALLPLAGASAQPTVTVFAEGLDNPRGVTFGLDGALYVAEAGSGGDGPCRENPEGDTECYGESGAITRITPDEQERIVSDLPSLAADDGSFATGPTDVVPLANGITAVVVGWGGPPDGRTALGPEGGLFGRLVLTLPDEEWNPGPDITAYEAAANPDGDIVDSNPYALVPGYPQFFVVDAGGNSLLAVGAQGEIQTVAVFPTRMVDAPPELGLPPGTQIPMHAVPDTVTYGPDGALYVGELTGFPFVPGAARVWRVVPGEEPLVYAEGFTNIIDLAFAPDGSLFVLEIARDGLLASEATGELPTGALIQVAPDGTQTEIASEGLVAPTGVALGPDGAIYVSNFGVLAEMGQVIRIAP
- the serA gene encoding phosphoglycerate dehydrogenase, encoding MNDVIRLALDLDGVLTEHPRILAHAANETFGLTLPLHAFVDSAGCNVPLEIRRWVYGPDGPARRLRPAPKGRRFVEAARAALGAENVLILTARPQEARATTEEWLREHGFPACAIRFADDKVAVAHALGVSHAVEDSVRHATAYAAAGIRCLLLTTDPKPEGESPLIERVPDLAAAWERLLGAPDEEEEVESGPIRYRIVISDVIDPAARARLAREAELIDVDGQDVAALTAALRDADALIVRSETQVTREVLAAGPSLRVVARAGTGVDNIDVQGATEAGILVLNAPGANAVSAGEHTIALLLALTRQIPDANAAVHAGRWERKRFKPFDLQGKTIGIVGLGRVGSVVAQRLRAFETRLIGYDPYIARERFQQLGVEPVPYERLLAEADVVTFHVPATSETINMLDADAIARMKPGAIVLNCARGEVVDQEALAEALRTGRVAAAGVDVFPDEPAYTSPLFGLPNVILTPHIGGSSREALAAVGEMISTTTLAALRGEAVPNAVNLPPASLQGPELQRLTRVASAAGRLLSVLRSARPERLEVIVQGAVPLDVTERVTAAALAEALRRWTDRRVTPVNARLVARDLGLDVHIVTGNADPALVPEFAFEVDGDDPHRVTVRWDRNEAGIMEIDRFSLERPLAGDLLITRHWDRPGVVGRVGTILGRYNVNIAGMQVGRHERGGQAIMVLNVDDIIPEAALAEIVTIPGIESAYVVSLPSAVPESGDANGWGAARAAR
- a CDS encoding VOC family protein translates to MMITRLDHVSVVVDDLTNATAFFAALGMTVEGEMHVEGPWVDRVNAIDGVQIDIVMMRTPDGQGRLELTKFHNPELIEVEPAIAPPNAPGLRSVMFTVDSVDDAVARLRAIGAELIGEVVQYDNMYRLCYMRGPAGIIVALAEELA